Proteins from a genomic interval of Ferrovibrio terrae:
- the panE gene encoding 2-dehydropantoate 2-reductase: protein MRLLVVGAGSTGGYYGGRLAQAGRDVTFLVRPGRAAQLQENGLQIVSPYGDFTCTPKLVTAGQIRGPYDAVILTVKAYSLEAALEDLAPAIGPQTMILPVLNGMRHVEAIRARFGAQTLVGGLCRIPAQLDDAGRVIQMGKFHDLAYGEMDGSTSSRITALDAALKNAGFDAKLTSEIEREMWEKWTLLAALGGICCLMRGTVGEVAAAPGGGDFSAAIVDEVVGAVRAVGKAPSESFVASTREALTKVGSTHTSSMYRDLQKGAAVEADQIVGDLLRRAQQAGIAMPLLSLAYANLCVYQSRRAA, encoded by the coding sequence ATGCGTCTGTTGGTTGTCGGTGCCGGCTCGACCGGCGGCTATTATGGCGGTCGTCTGGCCCAGGCCGGCCGCGATGTCACCTTTCTGGTGCGGCCCGGCCGCGCGGCGCAGCTGCAGGAGAATGGCCTGCAGATCGTCAGCCCCTATGGCGATTTCACCTGCACACCGAAGCTGGTGACCGCGGGGCAGATCAGGGGCCCCTATGACGCTGTGATCCTGACGGTGAAAGCCTATTCGCTTGAGGCCGCGCTGGAAGATCTGGCGCCCGCCATCGGCCCGCAGACCATGATCCTGCCGGTGTTGAACGGCATGCGGCATGTCGAGGCAATCCGGGCGCGCTTCGGTGCGCAGACGCTGGTTGGCGGGCTATGCCGCATCCCGGCGCAACTGGATGACGCCGGCCGTGTGATCCAGATGGGCAAGTTCCACGATCTGGCCTATGGCGAGATGGATGGCAGCACGTCGTCGCGCATCACCGCACTGGATGCCGCGCTGAAAAATGCCGGCTTCGACGCCAAGCTGACGTCGGAGATCGAACGCGAGATGTGGGAGAAGTGGACTCTGCTGGCGGCGCTGGGCGGCATTTGCTGCCTGATGCGCGGCACGGTGGGCGAAGTGGCGGCCGCGCCGGGCGGAGGCGACTTCTCTGCCGCCATCGTCGATGAAGTGGTTGGTGCCGTCCGCGCGGTCGGCAAGGCCCCGAGCGAGAGCTTCGTAGCCAGCACGCGTGAGGCGCTGACCAAGGTCGGCTCGACGCATACCTCGTCGATGTATCGCGACCTGCAGAAGGGCGCAGCCGTGGAAGCCGACCAGATTGTCGGCGACCTGCTCAGGCGGGCGCAGCAGGCCGGTATTGCCATGCCACTGCTATCACTCGCCTACGCCAATCTCTGTGTCTATCAGAGCCGTCGGGCAGCCTAG
- the cobF gene encoding precorrin-6A synthase (deacetylating) translates to MKTILIIGIGAGNPEHITIQAVNALNRVDVFFIMDKGEAKGSMIDLRRDICARFITANRKYRFATAQSPQWDRHSGEYNAVIGGLNSDKQAVFEQMIAGEMQDGETAGVLVWGDPSLYDSTIRIMTDIAAAGRQAITYDVIPGISSLHALTAQHRTTLNTVGQPVEITTGRRLTEGGFPPRTDSVFVMLDGDETYRHFAEDDSLDIYWGAYVGTPDEILIAGRLKDVAGQIAQARAAAKKTHGWIMDSYLLRRRRQKD, encoded by the coding sequence ATGAAGACCATCCTGATCATCGGCATTGGTGCCGGCAACCCCGAGCACATCACCATTCAGGCGGTGAATGCGCTGAACCGGGTCGATGTCTTTTTTATTATGGACAAAGGTGAAGCGAAAGGCTCGATGATCGACCTGCGGCGGGACATCTGCGCGCGCTTCATTACTGCCAACCGCAAATACCGCTTCGCCACGGCGCAGAGCCCGCAATGGGATCGCCACAGCGGTGAATATAACGCCGTGATCGGCGGCCTGAACAGTGACAAGCAGGCGGTGTTCGAACAGATGATCGCCGGTGAGATGCAGGACGGCGAAACCGCCGGCGTGCTGGTCTGGGGCGATCCTTCGCTCTACGACAGCACCATCCGCATCATGACGGATATCGCAGCCGCAGGACGGCAGGCCATCACGTATGACGTGATCCCCGGTATCAGCAGTCTGCATGCCCTCACCGCGCAGCATCGCACCACACTGAACACGGTGGGACAGCCGGTTGAGATCACCACCGGCCGCCGCCTGACCGAGGGTGGCTTCCCGCCCCGCACCGACAGCGTCTTTGTCATGCTGGATGGCGACGAGACCTACCGGCATTTTGCCGAGGACGACAGCCTCGACATCTACTGGGGCGCCTATGTCGGCACGCCGGATGAGATCCTGATCGCAGGCCGGCTGAAAGATGTCGCCGGGCAGATCGCACAGGCCAGAGCGGCGGCAAAGAAAACGCACGGCTGGATCATGGACAGCTACCTGCTGCGTCGCAGGCGCCAGAAGGATTAA
- a CDS encoding YggT family protein: protein MTAQPDFFWSYLPYWAVSYGLALIGWTCIGRFLMTGFLPPDHPNYIFKFFRLLTNWAVWLTDWITPRFIGLRFVPLVTAFWAFALRYVAHFIFAANGMAPSLVQAAS from the coding sequence ATGACCGCCCAGCCTGATTTCTTCTGGAGTTACCTGCCGTACTGGGCAGTCAGCTACGGCCTTGCACTGATCGGCTGGACCTGCATCGGCCGCTTCCTGATGACGGGTTTCCTGCCGCCGGATCATCCGAATTACATTTTCAAGTTCTTTCGTCTGCTGACCAACTGGGCGGTCTGGCTGACCGACTGGATCACGCCGCGTTTCATCGGCCTGCGGTTTGTGCCGCTGGTCACGGCCTTCTGGGCATTCGCCCTGCGCTATGTTGCGCACTTCATCTTTGCCGCCAACGGCATGGCGCCCAGCCTCGTGCAGGCCGCCTCATGA
- a CDS encoding sulfate/molybdate ABC transporter ATP-binding protein: MRIDVNNLTRVFGDFYALRNVDLTIKTGELVALLGPSGSGKTTLLRIIAGLDWADSGDIKFNGVTANDRSVGDRQVGFVFQHYALFRHMTVFENVAFGLRVRPRQQRLPEPVIRERVNRLLQLVQIDWLADRMPAQLSGGQRQRVALARALAIEPSVLLLDEPFGALDAKVRKELRRWLRRLHEQLGMTSVFVTHDQEEALELADRVVVMNKGRIEQIDTPAQLYDNPATPFVSGFLGDNNALDGHVAAGSVLLPGIDTTALERVEVPNGPARIYVRPHDLAVMPDENGEASIRFVSTVGAFVRLEAELPDGRIVELTRTREEQNEEPLAIGVKVALKLYRAQVFAA, encoded by the coding sequence ATGCGTATAGATGTGAACAACCTCACCCGCGTCTTTGGCGATTTCTACGCCCTGCGCAATGTCGATCTGACGATCAAAACGGGCGAGCTTGTCGCCCTGCTGGGTCCGTCCGGTTCGGGCAAGACCACCTTGCTGCGCATCATCGCCGGACTGGACTGGGCCGACAGTGGTGACATCAAATTCAACGGCGTCACCGCCAACGACCGTTCGGTGGGCGACCGCCAGGTCGGTTTCGTTTTCCAGCATTACGCGCTGTTCCGCCATATGACGGTGTTCGAGAATGTGGCCTTCGGCCTGCGCGTGCGTCCGCGTCAGCAGCGGCTGCCCGAGCCGGTGATCCGCGAACGCGTCAACCGCCTGTTGCAGCTGGTGCAGATCGACTGGCTGGCTGATCGTATGCCGGCGCAGCTGTCCGGTGGTCAGCGCCAGCGCGTCGCCCTGGCACGCGCACTGGCCATCGAGCCCAGCGTGCTGCTGCTGGACGAACCTTTCGGCGCGCTGGATGCCAAGGTGCGCAAGGAATTGCGCCGCTGGCTGCGCCGCCTGCACGAACAACTCGGCATGACCTCGGTCTTCGTCACGCATGACCAGGAAGAGGCGCTTGAATTGGCCGACCGCGTCGTGGTGATGAACAAGGGCCGTATCGAACAGATCGATACGCCGGCCCAGCTCTATGACAATCCGGCCACGCCCTTCGTCAGCGGCTTCCTCGGCGACAACAATGCGCTGGACGGCCATGTGGCGGCCGGTTCGGTGCTGTTGCCTGGCATCGACACCACGGCGCTGGAGCGCGTCGAGGTGCCGAACGGCCCGGCCCGGATCTATGTCCGGCCGCATGACCTCGCGGTGATGCCCGATGAAAACGGCGAGGCGTCGATCCGTTTCGTCTCAACGGTGGGCGCTTTCGTGCGCCTCGAAGCTGAACTGCCGGATGGAAGGATCGTCGAGCTGACGCGCACGCGCGAAGAGCAGAACGAAGAGCCGCTGGCCATCGGCGTGAAAGTCGCCCTGAAGCTTTACCGCGCGCAGGTCTTCGCCGCTTAA
- the gcvA gene encoding transcriptional regulator GcvA, whose product MTFAPDGIAAGRPSRRRLPPLVALRTFEVVARHLSLVQAADELCVTPAAVSHQIRTLEAHLGVPLFRRAGRSIALTDAGQTFLPGIRGGFEMMSEAVGQLEGLNQASVLTVSVAPSFAVKWLMPRLDRFQKLHPNIDVRVAATTQLSNFTSDNVDIAVRYGKGSYPDLAVEHLLSEAVIPVCSPVLLKEKRLQQPKDLSTTTLLHDDSPDSDPTCPSWQAWLRARGATSVDVARGPRFTQSSLVLDAAIQGSGVALAKATLVENDLREGRLVKLFEAPQPVDFAYYIVAPHRLLSLPKVAAFAAWLRSEASNETNKAGNENLPHVAAVR is encoded by the coding sequence ATGACATTCGCCCCAGACGGGATTGCTGCCGGCCGGCCTTCCAGGCGCCGTTTGCCGCCGCTGGTGGCGCTGCGCACCTTCGAGGTCGTGGCGCGCCATCTCAGCCTCGTGCAGGCGGCCGACGAGCTCTGCGTGACGCCGGCGGCGGTCAGCCACCAGATCCGGACACTCGAGGCGCATCTGGGTGTGCCGCTGTTCCGCCGCGCCGGCCGTAGCATCGCACTGACCGATGCCGGCCAGACATTCCTGCCGGGCATCCGTGGTGGCTTCGAGATGATGAGCGAAGCCGTGGGGCAACTCGAAGGCCTGAACCAGGCCAGCGTGCTGACCGTGAGTGTGGCGCCATCCTTTGCGGTGAAATGGCTGATGCCGCGGCTGGATCGCTTCCAGAAACTGCATCCCAATATCGACGTGCGCGTGGCGGCCACCACGCAGCTCAGCAACTTCACCAGCGACAATGTTGATATCGCCGTCCGCTATGGCAAAGGCAGCTACCCCGATCTCGCCGTGGAGCATCTGCTGTCCGAAGCCGTGATCCCGGTCTGCAGCCCGGTGTTGCTGAAGGAAAAGCGGTTGCAGCAGCCCAAGGATCTCTCGACCACTACCTTGCTGCATGACGACAGTCCCGACAGCGATCCGACCTGCCCAAGCTGGCAAGCCTGGTTGCGCGCCCGCGGTGCGACGAGCGTGGATGTGGCGCGCGGTCCACGGTTCACGCAGTCCAGCCTGGTGCTGGATGCGGCGATCCAGGGCAGCGGCGTGGCGCTGGCAAAGGCGACGCTGGTGGAAAACGATCTGCGTGAAGGGCGGCTGGTGAAGCTGTTCGAAGCTCCGCAGCCGGTGGATTTCGCCTACTATATCGTGGCGCCGCATCGCCTGCTGTCACTGCCCAAGGTAGCGGCATTTGCCGCCTGGTTACGCAGCGAAGCCTCCAACGAGACTAACAAGGCCGGAAACGAAAACCTGCCGCATGTGGCGGCGGTGCGCTGA
- the mobA gene encoding molybdenum cofactor guanylyltransferase MobA, protein MSETILGVVLAGGLARRMGGGDKGLQQLGGKPILQHILDRLTPQVEGVILNANGDVTRFAEWNLPVTGDAVEGFVGPLAGVLAGLSWARANRPDVTDIVTVPGDGPFLPRDLVARMAAARAEAQADLACAVSAGQAYPVVGLWPVRLYDDLRRAVVEEDIRKVDRWTARHKLVQVEFAAQPVDPFFNANAPEDLAAAEDLLAKFGDVA, encoded by the coding sequence ATGAGTGAGACGATTCTCGGTGTAGTGCTGGCCGGTGGGCTTGCGCGCCGCATGGGTGGCGGCGACAAGGGGCTGCAGCAGCTCGGCGGCAAGCCGATCCTGCAGCATATCCTCGATCGGCTGACGCCGCAGGTCGAGGGCGTGATCCTTAATGCCAATGGCGATGTGACGCGTTTTGCCGAATGGAATCTGCCGGTGACGGGCGATGCCGTCGAAGGTTTCGTCGGGCCGCTCGCCGGCGTGCTGGCGGGTCTTTCCTGGGCGCGCGCCAACCGTCCCGATGTCACCGATATAGTCACCGTGCCGGGCGATGGCCCCTTCCTGCCGCGCGATCTGGTCGCCCGTATGGCGGCGGCGCGAGCAGAGGCGCAGGCCGATCTCGCCTGCGCGGTGTCGGCAGGACAGGCCTATCCGGTGGTGGGCCTCTGGCCCGTGCGGCTGTATGACGATCTGCGCCGCGCCGTGGTGGAGGAAGATATCCGCAAGGTGGACCGCTGGACGGCGCGGCATAAACTGGTGCAGGTGGAGTTCGCCGCGCAGCCGGTCGATCCGTTTTTCAACGCCAATGCGCCGGAAGACCTGGCCGCTGCGGAAGACCTGCTGGCGAAGTTTGGAGATGTCGCATGA
- the cysW gene encoding sulfate ABC transporter permease subunit CysW, which yields MSTLFSIAANQRREIISARRRTGRAALITIALAFLGLFIVLPLLLVFLQAFARGWEAYIEALTEPDAVSAIQLTLITAAISVPLNLVFGLVASWAITKFEFRGKSFLITLIDLPFSVSPVISGLVFVLMFGLQGWFGPWLRDNDLQIIFAVPGIVLATIFVTFPFVARELIPIMQEQGTLEEEAAFTLNASGLQTFWYVTLPNVKWALLYGVLLCNARAMGEFGAVSVVSGHVRGLTNTMPLHVEILYNEYNFVAAFAVASLLAMLAIITLALKTLLEWKLSRERAPESAPAGE from the coding sequence ATGAGCACGCTCTTTTCGATCGCCGCCAACCAGCGCCGGGAAATCATCAGCGCGCGACGCAGGACTGGCCGCGCGGCTCTGATCACCATTGCGCTGGCCTTCCTCGGCCTGTTCATCGTGCTGCCGCTGCTGCTGGTCTTTCTGCAGGCCTTCGCCCGTGGCTGGGAAGCCTATATCGAGGCGCTGACCGAACCGGATGCGGTCTCGGCCATCCAGCTGACGCTGATCACGGCAGCCATATCGGTGCCGCTCAACCTGGTCTTCGGCCTGGTGGCCTCCTGGGCCATCACCAAGTTTGAATTCCGCGGCAAGAGCTTCCTGATCACCCTGATTGATTTGCCGTTCTCGGTATCGCCGGTGATCTCCGGCCTGGTCTTTGTGCTGATGTTCGGCCTGCAGGGCTGGTTCGGGCCATGGCTGCGCGACAACGACCTGCAGATCATCTTCGCCGTGCCGGGCATCGTGCTGGCCACCATCTTCGTCACATTCCCATTCGTGGCGCGCGAACTGATCCCGATCATGCAGGAGCAAGGCACGCTGGAAGAGGAGGCGGCCTTCACGCTCAATGCCTCGGGCCTGCAGACCTTCTGGTATGTCACACTGCCCAACGTGAAATGGGCGCTGCTGTATGGCGTGCTGCTGTGCAATGCCCGTGCGATGGGCGAGTTCGGGGCCGTGTCGGTGGTGTCGGGCCATGTGCGCGGCCTGACCAATACGATGCCGCTGCATGTCGAAATTCTCTATAACGAATACAACTTCGTTGCAGCCTTCGCGGTGGCGTCGCTGCTGGCGATGCTCGCCATCATCACCCTTGCCTTGAAAACACTGCTGGAATGGAAGCTGAGCCGCGAGCGCGCGCCAGAGTCCGCACCGGCCGGCGAATGA
- the cysT gene encoding sulfate ABC transporter permease subunit CysT, giving the protein MTIFWLSLIVLIPLSSLFLKSATLGWDAFWTAISTPRVLQALKISFSTAAIAAGINTVFGLIVAWVLVRYRFPGRRIVDALVDIPFALPTAIAGIALTTLWAENGWLGALLAPFGIKVAFTPAGIVVALIFIGLPFVVRTVQPVLEDFERESEDAAESLGANPWQVFSKVIWPSIMPATLTGMALAFARALGEYGSVIFIAGNLPLKSEIAPLLIVIKLEEFAYAQATAIAVTMLLAAFLLLLCINILQRWAERRERRR; this is encoded by the coding sequence TTGACGATTTTCTGGCTCAGCCTGATCGTGCTGATCCCGCTGTCCAGCCTGTTCCTGAAATCGGCGACGCTGGGCTGGGATGCATTCTGGACGGCGATCTCGACACCCAGAGTCCTGCAGGCGCTGAAGATCAGCTTCAGCACTGCAGCGATTGCCGCCGGTATCAACACGGTCTTCGGCCTGATCGTTGCATGGGTGCTGGTGCGGTATCGGTTTCCCGGCCGGCGTATCGTTGATGCGCTGGTCGATATTCCCTTCGCGCTGCCGACCGCCATTGCCGGCATCGCGCTGACCACGCTCTGGGCCGAGAATGGCTGGCTGGGTGCATTGCTGGCGCCGTTCGGCATCAAGGTCGCGTTCACACCGGCCGGCATCGTGGTCGCACTGATTTTCATCGGCCTGCCTTTCGTGGTACGCACGGTGCAGCCGGTGCTGGAGGACTTTGAGCGCGAGTCGGAAGACGCAGCCGAAAGCCTCGGCGCCAATCCGTGGCAGGTTTTCTCGAAAGTGATCTGGCCCAGCATCATGCCCGCCACGCTCACCGGCATGGCACTGGCCTTTGCCCGTGCGCTTGGCGAATACGGTTCGGTCATCTTCATCGCCGGTAACCTGCCGCTGAAATCCGAGATTGCGCCGTTGCTGATCGTGATCAAGCTGGAAGAATTCGCCTACGCCCAGGCCACGGCGATCGCCGTGACGATGCTGCTGGCCGCCTTCCTCCTCCTGCTCTGCATCAATATCCTGCAGCGCTGGGCGGAACGACGTGAGCGGCGGAGATAG
- a CDS encoding DUF6505 family protein translates to MKLLRTIRFDESDTRVFAEAADPGEWAVPGTFVFADADPEQLNRQERQAFANGFLGLDSFGWSTLVTVASIEREDYEVVIEALARHLQQEFGAPDFATAKAAAKEEIDYAASLCEHPINTLLSLSRFIEGDAIREQFRIVSPPGEKPHAKIWEITPDA, encoded by the coding sequence ATGAAACTGCTGCGCACCATACGCTTTGACGAATCCGACACCCGCGTCTTCGCCGAAGCGGCCGATCCGGGCGAATGGGCCGTGCCGGGCACGTTTGTGTTCGCCGATGCCGATCCGGAACAGCTGAACCGGCAGGAACGCCAGGCCTTCGCCAACGGCTTCCTCGGGCTGGACAGTTTTGGCTGGTCGACACTGGTGACGGTTGCCTCCATCGAACGTGAAGACTACGAGGTCGTGATCGAAGCTCTCGCACGCCACCTGCAGCAGGAATTCGGCGCGCCGGATTTCGCTACTGCCAAGGCGGCTGCCAAGGAAGAGATCGACTATGCCGCGTCGCTCTGCGAGCATCCCATCAACACGCTGCTCAGCTTAAGCCGCTTCATCGAAGGCGATGCGATCCGCGAGCAGTTCCGCATCGTGTCGCCACCCGGCGAAAAGCCGCATGCCAAGATTTGGGAGATCACCCCCGATGCCTGA
- a CDS encoding sulfate ABC transporter substrate-binding protein → MLKFLSRNAIGRRAVLAVAVAALAVPLAAGAAFAQGKNVTLLNVSYDPTRELYNDYNKAFAKLWEAQSGGKLTVRQSHGGSGKQARSVIDGLEADVVTLALAYDIDEIAERGLIVQDYLKRLPDNASPYTSTIVFLVRKGNPKGIKDWDDVVKPGVSVITPNPKTSGGARWNYLAAWGYAERKNGKADDGRKFVEQLFKNVPVLDTGARGSLITFTQRNLGDVFLSWENEAFLAINELGKDKFEIVVPSISILAEPPVAVVDKVVDRKGTRQVAEAYLKGLYGKEGQEIAARHYYRPRDPEVARKYAEIFPNVKLFTIDEQFGGWTKAQKAHFGDGGVFDQIYKPSN, encoded by the coding sequence ATGCTGAAATTCCTGTCTCGAAATGCCATCGGCCGCCGCGCAGTGCTGGCTGTCGCAGTTGCGGCATTGGCTGTTCCGCTCGCAGCGGGCGCTGCCTTTGCGCAGGGCAAAAATGTCACGCTGCTCAACGTCTCGTATGATCCGACGCGCGAACTCTATAACGACTACAACAAGGCCTTCGCCAAGCTGTGGGAAGCGCAATCCGGCGGCAAGCTGACCGTGCGCCAGAGCCATGGCGGCTCGGGCAAGCAGGCACGCTCGGTGATCGATGGCCTGGAGGCCGATGTGGTCACGCTGGCGCTGGCCTATGACATCGACGAGATCGCGGAGCGCGGCCTGATCGTGCAGGACTACCTGAAGCGCCTGCCCGATAACGCCTCGCCCTATACCTCGACCATTGTGTTCCTGGTGCGCAAGGGCAATCCCAAGGGTATCAAAGACTGGGACGATGTCGTGAAGCCCGGTGTTTCGGTGATCACGCCGAACCCGAAGACCTCGGGCGGTGCGCGCTGGAATTACCTGGCGGCCTGGGGCTATGCGGAACGCAAGAACGGCAAGGCCGACGATGGCCGCAAATTCGTCGAGCAGCTGTTCAAGAACGTACCGGTGCTGGATACCGGCGCGCGCGGCTCGCTGATCACCTTCACCCAGCGCAATCTGGGCGATGTGTTCCTGAGCTGGGAAAACGAAGCCTTCCTCGCGATCAACGAACTCGGCAAGGACAAGTTCGAGATCGTGGTGCCGAGCATTTCGATCCTGGCCGAGCCGCCGGTGGCCGTCGTCGACAAGGTGGTGGACCGCAAGGGCACTCGCCAGGTGGCCGAAGCCTATCTGAAGGGCCTGTATGGCAAGGAAGGGCAGGAGATCGCTGCCAGGCATTACTATCGCCCGCGCGATCCAGAAGTGGCCCGGAAGTATGCCGAGATCTTCCCGAACGTGAAGTTGTTCACGATCGACGAGCAGTTCGGTGGCTGGACCAAGGCGCAGAAGGCGCATTTCGGCGACGGCGGCGTGTTCGACCAGATCTACAAGCCGAGCAACTGA
- a CDS encoding formate dehydrogenase accessory sulfurtransferase FdhD, which yields MKPLPSDYLVQPNPLDPALTEAVQGIDQDGRAVDTRVPVERPLTLFLNGQEIVTMMTIGDYPDYLALGYLVNQRMLLPEDEVTGIDFDAEIETIVVRTARRTDYEERLKKKTQTSGCAQGTVFGNMMDAVESVALDPQAELKTSWIYSLSKQINLTPSLYLEAGAIHGCVLCEGERPLIYMEDVGRHNAIDKIAGYMRVHGIPATGKLMYTTGRLTSEMVIKTAQMGIAILISRSGFTAWGVQLARQIGMTLIGRAKGKRFVALSGAERLRFDADPSTVGDEDKRSQRKGGSDDEAAAE from the coding sequence ATGAAGCCGCTGCCATCCGACTATCTTGTCCAGCCGAATCCGCTCGATCCTGCGCTCACCGAAGCCGTGCAGGGGATCGACCAGGACGGCCGTGCTGTCGATACCAGGGTGCCCGTCGAGCGTCCGCTCACCCTGTTCCTCAACGGGCAGGAAATCGTCACCATGATGACGATCGGCGACTATCCCGACTATCTGGCGCTGGGCTACCTGGTCAACCAGCGCATGCTGCTGCCTGAGGACGAAGTGACCGGTATCGATTTCGATGCCGAGATCGAAACCATCGTGGTGCGCACCGCGCGGCGCACCGATTACGAAGAGCGGCTGAAGAAAAAGACCCAGACCTCGGGCTGCGCCCAGGGCACGGTGTTCGGTAACATGATGGATGCGGTAGAAAGCGTGGCGCTCGATCCGCAGGCCGAGCTGAAGACCTCGTGGATCTACAGCCTGTCGAAGCAGATCAACCTGACGCCGTCGCTGTATCTCGAAGCTGGTGCAATCCATGGCTGCGTGCTGTGCGAGGGCGAGCGGCCGCTGATCTATATGGAAGATGTTGGCCGGCATAACGCGATCGACAAGATCGCCGGCTATATGCGCGTGCACGGCATTCCGGCGACCGGGAAGCTCATGTACACCACCGGGCGCCTGACCTCGGAGATGGTGATCAAGACGGCGCAGATGGGCATTGCCATCCTGATCAGTCGCTCGGGCTTCACCGCCTGGGGCGTGCAGCTGGCGCGCCAGATCGGTATGACCCTGATCGGCCGCGCCAAGGGCAAGCGTTTCGTCGCGTTGAGCGGCGCCGAGCGGTTGCGTTTCGATGCCGATCCCTCGACGGTTGGCGATGAAGACAAACGCAGCCAGCGCAAGGGCGGCAGCGACGACGAGGCTGCCGCAGAATGA
- a CDS encoding biotin/lipoate--protein ligase family protein, with protein MNPAEWPDLPPGYSLKLCASDAFATACQAAQSGAEDGFMLMVERGDRCEAALVLRPLDPIQPSLTLAYAALLGLHDGFAALAPAETPASIGWPDRLLVNAACVGGVRVEHGPLVEKEGMSDVPDWLVIGIAVQMVGDEDDDDPGLELAYTNLQEEGCGEITVPRLVESFARHLLHWLDRWQEEGFEPLRRAALHDLDDKALKIEANGDAWLETGGAKTVYPLRERLRRPTWSLPEVTRVV; from the coding sequence ATGAATCCCGCCGAATGGCCCGATCTGCCACCCGGCTATAGCCTGAAGCTCTGTGCCTCGGATGCTTTCGCCACTGCCTGCCAGGCGGCGCAGTCGGGTGCCGAAGACGGCTTCATGCTGATGGTGGAACGCGGCGATCGCTGCGAGGCTGCCCTGGTGCTGCGGCCGCTCGATCCGATTCAGCCGTCGCTGACGCTGGCCTATGCCGCGCTGCTCGGCCTGCATGACGGTTTTGCAGCACTTGCGCCGGCGGAAACGCCGGCCAGCATCGGCTGGCCGGATCGCTTGCTGGTCAATGCCGCCTGCGTTGGCGGCGTGCGTGTCGAACACGGCCCGCTGGTCGAGAAGGAAGGCATGAGCGATGTGCCCGACTGGCTGGTGATCGGCATTGCCGTCCAGATGGTCGGTGATGAGGACGACGACGATCCGGGTCTGGAACTGGCCTATACCAACCTGCAGGAAGAGGGCTGCGGGGAGATCACCGTGCCGCGGCTGGTGGAATCTTTCGCCCGGCATCTGCTGCATTGGCTTGACCGCTGGCAGGAAGAGGGTTTCGAGCCGCTGCGCCGCGCCGCGCTGCATGATCTGGACGACAAGGCGCTGAAGATCGAGGCCAATGGCGATGCTTGGCTCGAGACTGGTGGCGCGAAAACGGTCTATCCGTTGCGCGAACGGCTGCGGCGACCGACCTGGAGCCTGCCGGAAGTGACGAGAGTTGTCTGA
- a CDS encoding DUF6352 family protein, protein MPEAFWISSGYDLLDRGPDGRLGVSGDFIRAYLSRPEMSPPDEACAAERALHAGLLGDPLRTVGAGELAALADADAQENYAIFLRFRDHLVKSGSLETAYVGLLRHGAPAVPAMFLDHLAAAILRDLLDGRDNAFQARAAELFFRVQKVTIQDSRMLLADDETVEMLSAGKGFGSLGALVAESGTALRNVDMDILTKENAPDYWARSDKHDFVLDFGFTRPGQDAFARVIEAWVERLTGAAVQVSPVQTIRDERWVWHIGLDTTSTAIMNALYEGKSVDEDHMRQVLALFRLEFRDPSLMLPRVAGRPVYLGVAMDHHGKLRLKPQNLIVNLPLNAGS, encoded by the coding sequence ATGCCTGAAGCCTTCTGGATCAGCAGCGGCTACGACCTGCTGGATCGCGGCCCTGACGGCAGGCTTGGTGTCAGCGGCGATTTCATCCGCGCCTATCTCAGCCGTCCCGAAATGTCGCCGCCCGATGAGGCCTGCGCTGCCGAACGCGCGCTGCATGCGGGCCTTCTGGGCGATCCGCTGCGCACGGTCGGGGCGGGCGAACTGGCTGCACTGGCCGATGCCGATGCGCAGGAGAACTATGCGATCTTCCTGCGCTTCCGTGATCACCTGGTGAAAAGCGGCAGCCTTGAAACTGCCTATGTTGGCCTGCTCAGGCACGGTGCGCCGGCCGTGCCGGCCATGTTCCTTGACCATCTGGCAGCCGCGATACTGCGCGATTTGCTGGATGGACGCGACAATGCCTTCCAGGCGCGTGCGGCCGAACTGTTCTTTCGCGTGCAGAAAGTAACGATCCAGGACAGCCGCATGCTGCTGGCCGACGACGAAACCGTCGAGATGCTGTCGGCCGGCAAGGGATTCGGCTCGCTGGGTGCGCTGGTCGCCGAGTCCGGCACGGCGTTGCGCAACGTCGATATGGATATCCTCACCAAGGAAAACGCGCCGGACTACTGGGCACGCAGCGACAAGCACGATTTCGTGCTGGATTTCGGTTTCACGCGACCCGGCCAGGATGCCTTCGCCCGCGTGATCGAGGCCTGGGTCGAACGGCTGACCGGTGCGGCCGTGCAGGTGTCGCCGGTGCAGACCATCCGCGACGAACGCTGGGTCTGGCATATCGGGCTGGATACGACCTCCACGGCGATCATGAATGCGCTGTACGAGGGCAAATCGGTCGATGAGGATCACATGCGGCAGGTGCTGGCGCTGTTTCGCCTGGAATTCCGCGATCCATCACTGATGTTGCCGCGTGTGGCCGGCCGGCCGGTTTATCTCGGCGTCGCCATGGATCATCATGGTAAGCTGCGGCTGAAGCCGCAGAACCTGATCGTCAATCTGCCGCTGAATGCTGGAAGCTGA